The DNA window CTTCTGATTGAGGCGGAGGAGTAGATCCAAACATTTCAGATGATCCAGCTTGATAGTAACGAACTTCCCGTCCGGTGGTAACGATGTGAGATCGGACGGCTTCTAGTAAACGTAAGGCGCCGGTAGCGACTACATCGGCGGTGTAATCGGGGATCTCGAAGGAAACGGCGACGTGTGATTGAGCGGCGAGATTGTAAACCTCGTCGGGGAGAATGGTGTCGACCCAGCGACGGAGAGAGGAAGCGTCGGAAAGATCGGCGTAATGGAGTTTCATATGTGCTTTATTGACATTGTGAGGATCGATGTAGATGTGATTGATGCGTTGAGTGTTGAAATTTGAAGAACGACGGATCAAACCATGGACTTGATAGCCTTTTTTCAGAAGGAATTCTGTCAAGTAAGATCCGTCTTGACCGGTGATTCCAGTAACCAGAGCGACCTTTCCTTTCAACGGTGAACTTTCGACGCCATTGGCGCCGGCGCCGGTGACGGATCGGGAAGTTTTGTCGTCGGATGCCATTGGAATTTTCTCTTCAGTTAGCTTCTGCTCAAATGTGTGTGAGTGTGTGTgagtgtgtgtgagagagaatgAGGTTTTAGGGAAGTATTTAAAGAGTTGAGGGAgaggaaagaaaacattttaaataaaaaataaaaaatattaatttaaataactttcaattttttttttattaaaaaaccaagATAATTCTAATTGCTTATATAGGAAATTACAATAATTGTAATATGTAAAAGAGAAGATTTTGTTAAAATCtacaaagaaattgaaaaatattttgtgatTCTATAAAGGAAAAATGGTGTGAATCCTATAGACTAATCaaatcacataattaattatctaattatttttattcaatttaaataatttgtcttatttttttataaaacaaattgaaCAAACTCTAAAGATAATGAACaaattgaaaatcaaataaaggGTTTCATAGCTGATTTttcaataatatgtttaaaatttcaGAACTAattatccttttttttttctattattgaaatttggaaaataatataataatgttaagaTAAAGATAGTTGAATGTCTTGTGGTGCACCCTtctattacaataattatttataagaaaacagatatgttttaaattctttatttattatattattattaattaaaataattaaatcacttattttattaattaaaataattaaatcacttattttattaattaaaatattaatatatttttgttttaatttttattaaatataaaatattttaataattaaatcaattaaaaaattaaatgactctagatttctttttatcaaaaacaagaaaaaccAAGATATTATACAGGAAATTATAACAATATGTAAAATCTACAAAGCAATTGACAAATATGTTGTGCTTCTAGAAAGGAAAAATGGTGTGAATCCTATAGATTAAATCatctaaaatatgaaattatttttattaaatttaaataatttatcttaactttttataaaacaGAAAAGAAAATACTAAGATTGAACAAACTCTAAGATAATGAAcaaattgaaatcaaataaaGGGAAATTTCTAACTTCtttttcaatgtttaaaatttcaGAACTAATTTTCCTTTTATCTATTATtgaaatttggaaaataaaacaataatattaagatGAAGATAGTTGAATGTCTTGTGGTGCACCCTTCTCTTACAAACAATAGAGTATAATCCAAACGAAACAACAGACAAATAATCAACAGAAGTTCATATGACATAGTAAAAACAACTTGAGAACGAGATCGAGATAGAGATAGAGGGCGCCACAGCATTAAAGAAGATGCGAATTCATTGTTCTTGATGACATATATGGTCAGCCGGTTCTCAATATTATATGAACACCGCTATCGGTTTCAATAATCTCGCTTATCTCCCCAACCTTGAGTGAATATGTTGCTTCTTCAAATGGCTTTTGCATCTGACCTCTTCCAAATGAGCCTGCACATTATTATCATTGATCACCATCAAAAAGAAACaacaaaccatatatataatCCAATCACTATGTATTGTATGTATGTCAGcataaaaattttcaataacACACCAAGTAATCATGGCTTGAACTGGTATTATTATCCCAATCAGTATGTATTTCACCATAAAATTGTTCAATAATACCAAATAATCATGGCTTGAACtggtaatattttattttcaatcacTTGATCAGTATTGAATATATCAATCAGTTCACTACCAATAGCTTATTACAGATTCATCGCTACATTGACATCATAAAAGGCTGTGGAATCATGAACAGATGCAACAGAAGAATGTGCTTGTTTACAACAATGAACACAGTTCTCTATCAGAAGAAGAAACCTCAAACAAAGTGCACTGAAACAGAACAGGAACAGAACAGATATGTTTGTACATATTGAAATCAGAATTACCAATGTGAAGATGATCAGCATCCAATTGAATTGAAAGATCCAGAAGATCAGTGCTAGTTTCACAATAATGATGAAGATCTATCTATCTAATAGAATAAGACTATTATATGTTCTTCATCCTTATAAACAAACAGGTTAATACCCAGAATCTAAAACTTGTTCTAGCAAGAATAAATCGAAACAATAAAAGAAGGGTTTGAAAGAACTGACCAAGATCTCCTCCGCGTTTGGCGGAGCTGCAGTCTGATTGACGAGTGGCGACGTCGGAGAACTTGGCCTTGCCAGAGGTGATGTCGTCGCGGATGGCGGTGAGTTTAG is part of the Impatiens glandulifera chromosome 1, dImpGla2.1, whole genome shotgun sequence genome and encodes:
- the LOC124920752 gene encoding peptidyl-prolyl cis-trans isomerase Pin1-like, yielding MSSDKVRASHILIKHQGSRRKASWKDPEGKIIMDTTKETAISKLTAIRDDITSGKAKFSDVATRQSDCSSAKRGGDLGSFGRGQMQKPFEEATYSLKVGEISEIIETDSGVHIILRTG